One window of bacterium genomic DNA carries:
- a CDS encoding NAD(P)-dependent oxidoreductase, translating to MKILVTGGAGIVGGYVVRDLLAKGERPIVVDVADGARLVAEYGDRLDYYQADVADLDALKTICARHAVTTVLHLGGLTGAASNDQPMVMFRSNMLGTMHVLEAARLTGAKRVIMASTRTVYPDFDGTPYGHPTYTPVPEDHWLDPARPYEVWKHAAERMGRFYRQQFGIEFAGFRFAIYFAAERTMRAGGRAMGMLNGMIGNAVTGRPTVFPGGADRKMDVIYVRDLAHAFVLAAAAPLLEHSAYNIGRGEAVTPGRFAAAVQAAVPGARIEVGPGIDFAPGHYCVLDISRARRDFGYAPQWPLEKAVADCAASARTLLLPSA from the coding sequence GTGAAGATCTTGGTGACCGGCGGTGCCGGAATCGTGGGCGGCTACGTGGTGCGCGACCTGCTCGCCAAAGGCGAGCGGCCGATCGTCGTCGACGTGGCGGACGGCGCGCGGTTGGTGGCGGAATACGGCGACCGGCTCGACTACTACCAGGCCGACGTGGCCGACCTTGACGCCCTCAAGACGATCTGTGCTCGGCACGCGGTCACCACCGTGCTGCACCTCGGCGGGCTGACCGGCGCGGCGTCAAACGATCAGCCGATGGTGATGTTCCGCTCGAACATGCTCGGCACGATGCACGTGCTCGAGGCGGCGCGGCTCACGGGCGCCAAGCGGGTCATCATGGCCAGCACGCGGACGGTCTATCCTGACTTCGACGGGACGCCGTACGGGCATCCGACATACACACCCGTGCCCGAGGACCACTGGCTGGATCCGGCGCGTCCGTACGAGGTGTGGAAGCACGCCGCGGAACGAATGGGGCGGTTCTATCGCCAGCAGTTTGGGATCGAATTCGCCGGCTTCCGGTTCGCGATCTACTTCGCGGCGGAACGCACGATGCGTGCGGGCGGTCGGGCGATGGGCATGCTGAACGGCATGATTGGCAACGCAGTAACCGGGCGGCCGACCGTTTTTCCCGGTGGGGCCGACCGCAAGATGGACGTTATCTACGTCCGGGACCTCGCGCACGCGTTCGTGCTGGCCGCCGCGGCGCCGTTGCTCGAGCACTCCGCTTACAACATCGGCCGGGGCGAGGCAGTGACGCCAGGACGCTTCGCCGCGGCCGTGCAGGCTGCCGTGCCCGGGGCCCGCATCGAAGTGGGACCGGGCATCGACTTTGCGCCGGGACATTACTGCGTGCTGGACATCAGCCGGGCCCGCCGCGATTTCGGCTACGCGCCGCAGTGGCCGCTCGAGAAGGCGGTCGCCGACTGCGCCGCCAGCGCCCGCACGCTGCTCCTGCCTTCGGCCTGA
- a CDS encoding isochorismatase family cysteine hydrolase, with protein sequence MRARLPFRALMAPVPPVDLTATRAALAVLDCHRFTLDPQSGFARLARERGIARELAEYYEQVDQVVPNLRTLIEAWRGKGLPVIFTRLVADDQHAGSLSRQAGVTGFWTSPASPEAEFLPGVAPEHSDTLIDRTTVSAFAGTPLADRLRALETRSVVVAGVLAGGAVDLTAREAADLGYSVVVASDACAAETWTLHTLTTTMLVGALIRVRSVAAILEMLDGRRT encoded by the coding sequence ATGCGGGCGCGTCTGCCGTTCCGGGCTCTGATGGCGCCGGTGCCCCCGGTCGATCTCACAGCTACACGTGCCGCGCTGGCGGTGCTCGACTGCCATCGTTTCACGCTCGACCCGCAGAGCGGCTTCGCCCGTCTGGCACGCGAACGGGGGATAGCCAGGGAATTGGCAGAGTACTATGAACAGGTCGACCAGGTCGTGCCGAATCTTCGCACCCTCATCGAGGCGTGGCGGGGCAAGGGGCTGCCGGTGATCTTCACGCGCCTGGTGGCCGACGACCAGCACGCCGGCAGCCTCAGCCGGCAGGCGGGCGTGACGGGATTCTGGACATCGCCCGCGTCGCCGGAAGCCGAGTTTCTGCCCGGCGTGGCGCCCGAACACAGCGATACACTCATCGATCGTACTACCGTCAGCGCTTTCGCGGGGACACCGCTGGCGGACCGACTGCGTGCGTTGGAAACTCGAAGCGTGGTCGTGGCCGGTGTGCTGGCCGGCGGCGCGGTCGATCTCACCGCCCGCGAAGCGGCGGACCTTGGCTACAGTGTGGTCGTCGCGTCGGACGCCTGCGCGGCTGAGACGTGGACACTCCATACGCTGACGACCACGATGTTGGTCGGCGCCTTGATCCGCGTCAGGAGCGTCGCGGCCATTCTCGAGATGCTCGACGGGCGCCGGACCTGA
- a CDS encoding pyridoxal phosphate-dependent aminotransferase, giving the protein MNIDFATHFIPEFRRSFRARDDGGPDRRRYHEIAAGLSDVIALNSGDPDLTAAPAAVDAAIDALRRGKTHYVFGGLPELRAAIVRKLRLENGVIVPSEHQVIVTNGSAEAATAVFQTLLEPGDEVLTTIPYYGGHVGAIKAARGIPVTIPTNGDRLWEPDPGDVDARITPKTKAFIFANPGNPTAAVYRRETLEALLDIARRRRILMIADELFERYVYDGHRHVSMASLPESADWVVTINGFSKSYCMTGWRLGWVIAPPWLLPPLDQMRYAMSMAAASANQWGGVAALSDAARPYYDEVHRTYGERRAFFLKALGEMGLAQRPTPGAFVGMLDVRKIGRSSAEMWETILREARIAMSSGGAFGPQAEGWLRYSLIQPFDRLREAASRLAPVVRRLLTDAGYS; this is encoded by the coding sequence ATGAACATCGACTTCGCGACGCACTTTATCCCGGAATTCCGGCGCTCGTTCCGCGCGCGGGACGACGGCGGGCCGGACCGCCGTCGCTACCATGAAATCGCAGCCGGACTATCCGACGTCATCGCCCTTAACTCGGGCGACCCGGACCTGACCGCCGCCCCGGCGGCGGTCGACGCCGCTATCGACGCCCTGCGCCGAGGCAAGACACACTACGTCTTCGGTGGGCTGCCTGAACTACGCGCCGCCATCGTGCGCAAGCTCAGGCTCGAGAACGGCGTGATCGTGCCGTCGGAGCATCAGGTGATCGTCACCAATGGCAGCGCCGAGGCCGCAACGGCGGTGTTCCAGACGCTGCTCGAGCCCGGCGATGAAGTGCTGACCACGATCCCCTACTACGGCGGGCACGTCGGCGCGATCAAGGCTGCGCGCGGCATCCCGGTGACGATTCCGACGAACGGCGACCGGCTGTGGGAGCCCGATCCCGGGGACGTCGACGCACGGATCACGCCCAAGACCAAGGCGTTCATCTTCGCCAACCCCGGCAACCCGACGGCTGCCGTCTACCGGCGGGAGACCCTCGAGGCGCTCCTCGACATCGCGCGGCGCAGGCGTATCCTCATGATCGCCGACGAACTGTTCGAACGGTATGTCTATGACGGACACAGGCACGTGAGCATGGCCTCGCTGCCGGAATCGGCCGATTGGGTCGTCACCATCAACGGCTTCTCGAAGTCCTACTGCATGACGGGATGGCGGCTCGGCTGGGTGATCGCCCCGCCGTGGCTGCTGCCGCCCCTCGATCAGATGCGGTACGCGATGTCGATGGCGGCCGCCAGCGCGAACCAGTGGGGTGGGGTCGCGGCGCTCTCGGATGCGGCGCGCCCGTACTACGACGAGGTGCACCGCACGTATGGCGAGCGGCGGGCGTTCTTCCTCAAGGCCCTCGGCGAGATGGGCCTGGCGCAGAGACCGACACCCGGCGCGTTCGTCGGCATGCTCGACGTTCGCAAGATCGGTCGCAGCTCCGCGGAGATGTGGGAGACGATCCTTCGCGAAGCACGCATCGCTATGTCGTCCGGCGGCGCGTTTGGTCCGCAGGCAGAGGGCTGGCTGCGGTATAGCCTGATCCAGCCATTCGACAGACTCAGGGAGGCCGCGTCCCGGCTCGCGCCGGTGGTGCGGCGCCTCCTGACAGATGCCGGGTATAGTTGA
- a CDS encoding enoyl-CoA hydratase-related protein, producing MEELRVSRDGPIAVLTLNRRDKHNAITAAMWEALPAVLAPLASEAAVRVVVVRGAGEEAFASGADISEFEHVRNSAASARAYSALVAAAERALVDFPKPTLALIHGFCVGGGLELALACDFRWTDPGGRFGITAARLGIVYGMDATRRLARLVGPSHVRDLLFSGRLVDAEEARAMGLVNRVCAPAELDQAAHVYARTLAQQAPLSQRGAKAMLQHLAGEGTMTDRDIAVLIEAAYESADYREGVRAFLARQPARFEGR from the coding sequence ATGGAAGAACTACGCGTATCGCGCGACGGGCCGATCGCGGTTCTCACGCTGAACCGGCGGGATAAGCACAACGCGATCACGGCTGCGATGTGGGAGGCGCTGCCCGCCGTTCTCGCGCCGCTCGCCTCGGAGGCGGCCGTGCGAGTGGTCGTCGTGCGCGGCGCGGGCGAAGAGGCGTTCGCGTCGGGCGCGGACATCTCCGAATTCGAGCACGTCCGGAACAGCGCCGCGTCCGCGCGCGCGTACAGCGCGCTCGTCGCCGCGGCGGAGCGCGCGCTCGTGGACTTCCCCAAGCCGACGCTCGCGCTGATCCACGGCTTCTGCGTCGGCGGCGGCCTCGAGCTTGCGCTCGCCTGTGACTTCCGCTGGACGGACCCGGGGGGACGGTTCGGCATCACCGCGGCCCGGCTCGGGATCGTCTACGGCATGGACGCGACGCGGCGGCTCGCGCGCCTCGTGGGTCCGAGCCACGTGCGTGATCTCCTGTTCAGCGGCCGGCTCGTCGACGCCGAGGAGGCACGCGCGATGGGGCTCGTCAATCGCGTGTGTGCGCCCGCCGAGCTCGACCAGGCCGCGCACGTCTATGCCCGCACGCTCGCGCAGCAGGCGCCGCTCTCGCAGCGGGGCGCGAAAGCCATGCTGCAGCATCTCGCCGGGGAGGGGACGATGACCGACCGTGACATCGCCGTTCTGATCGAAGCCGCGTACGAGAGCGCGGACTATCGCGAGGGAGTGCGCGCGTTTCTGGCGCGCCAGCCCGCCCGGTTCGAGGGCCGCTAG
- a CDS encoding hydroxymethylglutaryl-CoA lyase yields MNVPPSVTLVEVGPRDGFQLVGRLIPTEIKLRVVRALYDAGVRDMEVTSFVSPKAVPQFADAEDVAREALRLPGLRASALVPNLRGLERALAAGIRSVTVVIGATDAFNSANVRMTVGQSLEQLAAIAAAARDVPGAEVEAGIAVAFGCPYSGPVPLRAVEAIVDRATALGITSVSLGDTIGVGTPAQVAGAAARVVRAYPGVHLALHLHDTRGMGLANVLAGMDAGVTTFDAAIGGLGGCPFAPGATGNIATDDTNFMLRGMGVATGIDQEGLLACGRLIAETVTRDLPSHAFRVALGRGG; encoded by the coding sequence GTGAACGTCCCCCCGTCCGTGACGCTCGTCGAGGTGGGACCGCGCGACGGGTTCCAACTCGTCGGCCGCCTAATCCCGACCGAGATCAAGCTCCGCGTGGTTCGCGCGCTCTACGACGCCGGGGTGCGCGACATGGAAGTGACGTCCTTCGTTTCTCCGAAAGCGGTGCCGCAGTTTGCCGATGCCGAGGACGTCGCGCGCGAGGCGCTGCGCCTGCCGGGGTTGCGGGCATCGGCGCTCGTTCCGAATCTGCGCGGCCTCGAGCGGGCGCTCGCGGCCGGGATCCGGTCGGTGACGGTCGTCATCGGCGCCACGGACGCGTTCAACTCTGCGAACGTGCGCATGACGGTGGGTCAGTCGCTCGAGCAGCTCGCCGCGATCGCGGCCGCCGCCCGCGATGTCCCGGGGGCGGAGGTGGAGGCCGGCATAGCGGTCGCGTTCGGCTGTCCCTACAGCGGGCCCGTTCCGCTCCGGGCGGTGGAGGCGATCGTCGACCGCGCGACGGCGCTCGGGATCACGTCCGTCAGCCTCGGCGACACGATCGGGGTCGGCACGCCGGCCCAGGTCGCGGGCGCCGCGGCGCGCGTGGTGCGGGCCTATCCTGGCGTCCACCTCGCACTGCACCTGCACGACACGCGCGGCATGGGGCTCGCGAACGTGCTGGCCGGCATGGACGCCGGCGTGACGACCTTCGACGCCGCGATCGGAGGCTTGGGGGGGTGTCCGTTCGCCCCGGGCGCGACCGGCAACATCGCGACGGACGACACCAACTTCATGCTGCGCGGCATGGGGGTCGCGACCGGCATCGACCAGGAAGGCCTGCTGGCCTGCGGCCGCCTCATCGCGGAGACCGTCACCCGGGACCTGCCGAGCCACGCCTTTCGCGTGGCCCTCGGACGGGGCGGCTAA
- a CDS encoding phosphotriesterase-related protein (phosphotriesterase homology protein; PhP; YhfV; member of a family of proteins related to phosphotriesterase (PTE)), with the protein MRIETVTGSITPEMLGITYMHEHILCDQRRCRPDGLRPPGGGTSMVLDDVDVAVRELREIRALGAAAVVEVTMQAWGRDVQRLREISLATGLAVIAASGFYVEQCHPRFVAEQSIEELTEGLIIELREGVGDTGIRTGLLKSAISRPVVEGPEEKCARAVARAHLATGAAITTHTSGSARFEIPGGNIGMLLLEVLESEGADPRRVIIGHNDVNIDIRNIERLCRRGAYVQFDVIGKQHWMLDETRAEVIAELVRRGLLKHLMLSLDRARKSELKSYGGQGYAYLLTHFVPMLRDAGVPADAIRTMLVDNPRSALAF; encoded by the coding sequence ATGCGCATCGAAACCGTGACGGGTTCCATCACGCCGGAGATGCTCGGCATCACGTACATGCACGAGCATATTCTGTGCGATCAGCGCCGTTGCCGGCCGGACGGCCTCAGGCCTCCGGGCGGCGGGACCTCGATGGTGCTGGATGACGTAGACGTCGCGGTGCGCGAACTGCGGGAGATCCGCGCACTCGGGGCTGCGGCAGTCGTTGAGGTCACGATGCAGGCCTGGGGAAGAGACGTACAGCGGCTCAGGGAGATCTCGCTGGCGACCGGCCTCGCCGTCATCGCCGCCTCGGGATTCTATGTCGAGCAGTGCCATCCCCGGTTTGTCGCCGAGCAGAGCATCGAGGAATTGACTGAGGGGTTGATCATCGAACTGCGCGAGGGCGTTGGCGACACGGGCATCAGGACCGGCCTTCTCAAATCGGCGATCAGCCGGCCGGTCGTCGAGGGGCCGGAAGAGAAATGTGCGCGCGCTGTGGCGCGAGCGCATCTCGCGACCGGCGCGGCGATCACGACGCACACGTCGGGCTCCGCCCGCTTCGAGATCCCCGGCGGTAACATCGGAATGCTGCTACTCGAGGTGCTGGAGTCGGAAGGCGCCGATCCCCGACGCGTCATCATCGGTCACAACGATGTGAACATCGACATCCGGAACATCGAACGGCTCTGCCGCCGGGGCGCGTACGTCCAATTCGACGTGATCGGCAAGCAGCATTGGATGCTGGATGAGACGCGTGCGGAGGTCATCGCCGAGCTGGTCAGGCGAGGTCTTCTCAAGCATCTCATGCTCTCCTTGGATCGTGCGCGCAAGTCGGAATTGAAGTCGTACGGTGGCCAGGGGTACGCCTATCTGCTGACGCACTTTGTGCCGATGCTGCGCGACGCGGGCGTCCCCGCGGACGCGATCCGCACGATGCTCGTCGACAATCCCCGCTCGGCGCTGGCGTTCTGA
- a CDS encoding helix-turn-helix domain-containing protein produces MAQTLRDWYRYLERQMHVSLPEPTVSAGPLPNGTVVSSNAVVPLTRARPNGGGRAVVAAPANGVPANSPATVKSPPVPGAALEAKARAEAVRRTLGAGPDQHALPMELGPRARGRGGRRPITESREEIIRRLLDPELSLHEAAAVLNLSKATVRRYTDQGKLMCLRTGGGQRRFRLSALLGFLDIQSQARGEPAG; encoded by the coding sequence ATGGCGCAGACGTTGCGGGACTGGTACCGCTACCTCGAACGTCAGATGCATGTTTCCCTACCTGAACCGACCGTATCCGCCGGCCCCTTGCCCAACGGCACCGTCGTGTCCTCGAACGCGGTCGTGCCGCTGACACGGGCCCGGCCGAACGGCGGCGGCCGCGCCGTCGTCGCGGCGCCGGCGAACGGTGTACCGGCAAACTCGCCGGCGACGGTGAAATCACCGCCGGTGCCCGGGGCCGCCCTCGAAGCCAAGGCGCGCGCGGAGGCGGTCCGCCGGACCCTCGGCGCCGGGCCGGACCAGCACGCCCTGCCGATGGAGCTCGGACCGCGGGCCAGGGGCCGCGGAGGCCGCCGGCCGATCACCGAGAGTCGTGAAGAGATCATCCGCCGGCTCCTCGATCCCGAGCTGAGTCTGCACGAGGCGGCCGCGGTGCTGAACCTCAGTAAGGCGACGGTCCGCCGGTACACGGATCAGGGCAAGCTGATGTGCCTGCGCACCGGGGGCGGCCAGCGGCGGTTCCGGCTGTCGGCACTGCTCGGGTTCCTCGACATCCAGTCGCAGGCGCGCGGCGAACCGGCCGGCTAA
- a CDS encoding CoA transferase has product MTDPGPLAGLRVLDLGNMIAGPFCARVLGDFGADVIKVEQPGRGDPVRGWRSQYRGHSLLWKTLNRNKRAVTLDLHAAEGQALARRLYTASDIVVENFRPGVLERWGLGYGQVEPECPRLIMVRISGYGQTGPYRNRAGFGGVAEAVSGVRFLTGYPDRPPTRVGFALADTVAGLYGAFAAAAAVHERGTSGRGQEIDVALTEATFSLLDDLLPAYQKLGHVAQRHGTGLPGVAPSSIYPTRDGQYIVIGANNDNVFRRLATLMGREDWLADAGLANDQGRGRRQVELDAAVGEWTARYDLRRLNDLLAEHGVPAGPVYDIAGLVADPQFRARGAVAEIDDPDVGPLALSGVVPLMSRTPGRIGWAGARQGQHNTEVYGELLGLNTRDVEALRDRGVI; this is encoded by the coding sequence GTGACCGACCCAGGCCCGCTCGCCGGGCTCCGCGTCCTGGACCTCGGGAACATGATCGCCGGGCCGTTCTGCGCCCGCGTGCTTGGGGACTTCGGCGCGGACGTGATCAAGGTGGAGCAGCCGGGCCGGGGCGACCCGGTCCGGGGGTGGCGCAGCCAGTACCGCGGCCACTCTCTTCTATGGAAGACGTTGAACCGGAACAAGCGCGCGGTGACCCTGGATCTGCACGCCGCGGAAGGGCAGGCGCTCGCCCGCCGACTCTACACCGCCTCCGACATCGTAGTGGAGAACTTCCGGCCGGGGGTCCTCGAACGGTGGGGACTCGGCTACGGGCAGGTCGAACCGGAGTGCCCCCGGCTCATCATGGTTCGCATCAGCGGTTACGGACAGACGGGCCCCTACAGGAACCGGGCGGGGTTCGGCGGTGTCGCCGAGGCGGTCTCCGGGGTGCGGTTTCTGACCGGCTATCCCGACCGGCCGCCGACGCGCGTCGGGTTCGCGCTGGCCGACACGGTCGCGGGGCTCTACGGGGCGTTTGCGGCGGCGGCCGCGGTGCACGAGCGCGGGACAAGCGGCCGCGGCCAGGAGATCGACGTCGCGCTGACGGAAGCGACGTTCAGTTTGCTCGACGACCTGCTCCCGGCGTATCAGAAGCTCGGGCATGTCGCGCAGCGCCACGGTACCGGCCTTCCCGGGGTCGCGCCGAGCAGCATCTATCCGACGCGTGACGGACAGTACATCGTGATCGGAGCGAACAACGACAACGTCTTCCGTCGGCTCGCGACGCTGATGGGGCGCGAAGACTGGCTAGCCGATGCCGGGCTCGCGAACGACCAGGGACGCGGTCGGCGCCAGGTCGAACTCGACGCCGCGGTCGGTGAGTGGACGGCGCGATACGACCTGCGCCGCCTCAACGACCTGCTTGCCGAGCACGGCGTGCCGGCGGGGCCGGTCTACGACATCGCCGGCCTGGTCGCCGACCCGCAGTTCCGCGCGCGCGGCGCGGTCGCGGAGATCGACGACCCGGACGTGGGACCGCTCGCGCTGTCCGGCGTCGTGCCCCTCATGAGCCGGACCCCCGGACGCATCGGGTGGGCCGGGGCGCGCCAGGGCCAGCACAACACCGAGGTTTACGGCGAGCTGCTCGGCCTGAACACCCGGGACGTCGAGGCGCTCCGGGATCGCGGCGTGATCTGA
- a CDS encoding glycosyltransferase, whose product MHVGLFTDSYLPRTSGVVTAVETSARQLRRRGHRVSIVAPSYPGHADADPDVLRVPSVTPPGHPDFPLALPYPGRTMRAVRALGLDLVHTHSPFLLGGMGWWAARTLRRPVLFTYHTRYDEYAHYAPVVGDLARPLVSAYATAYCNQCDCVLVPLPSIASLLREAGVRVRIAVVPSTGIDVAAFAAAGPGADARAAVRSRFGIPPRAPLLVFVGRLAREKNVGLLLSSLAALPSDTRLLLVGDGPERAALEAQAGHAGLARRTVFAGTQPPAVVAEALAAADLFVFPSATETFGIAMIEAMAAGCAVVAVRAPASSDLVRDGETGRLVAADPTTFAEAVRDLLAQPGRRSAMGGAARAAAADYDETRVTDRLLIVYQDLLTHHSVAGGGLTCA is encoded by the coding sequence GTGCACGTCGGGCTGTTCACCGATTCCTATCTTCCGCGGACGAGCGGCGTCGTCACGGCGGTGGAAACCTCGGCCCGCCAGCTGCGGCGCCGGGGACATCGGGTGTCCATCGTGGCGCCTTCGTATCCCGGCCACGCCGACGCGGATCCCGACGTGTTGCGGGTTCCGTCGGTCACGCCGCCGGGGCACCCCGATTTTCCGCTCGCGCTGCCGTATCCTGGCCGGACGATGCGCGCCGTGCGCGCGCTGGGCCTCGACCTTGTCCACACACACTCACCGTTTCTGCTCGGCGGTATGGGGTGGTGGGCGGCGCGCACGCTCCGCCGGCCGGTGCTCTTCACCTACCACACGCGGTATGACGAGTACGCGCACTACGCCCCGGTTGTGGGCGACCTCGCGCGGCCTCTCGTGAGTGCCTATGCCACCGCCTACTGCAACCAGTGCGACTGCGTGCTGGTGCCGCTGCCGTCGATCGCGTCGCTGCTGCGCGAAGCCGGCGTGCGCGTGCGGATCGCGGTGGTGCCGAGCACCGGCATCGACGTCGCCGCCTTCGCGGCCGCCGGGCCCGGGGCTGACGCGCGCGCCGCGGTCCGCAGCCGCTTTGGAATCCCGCCTCGGGCGCCGCTCCTAGTATTTGTCGGGCGGCTGGCGCGTGAGAAGAACGTCGGGCTGCTCCTCTCGTCGCTGGCGGCGCTGCCGTCCGACACCCGGTTGCTGCTCGTCGGCGACGGGCCCGAACGCGCCGCGCTCGAGGCGCAGGCCGGGCACGCGGGCCTCGCCCGGCGCACGGTCTTCGCGGGGACCCAGCCCCCGGCGGTCGTCGCGGAGGCGTTGGCCGCGGCCGACCTCTTCGTCTTTCCGTCGGCGACCGAGACGTTCGGCATCGCGATGATCGAGGCGATGGCCGCGGGCTGCGCCGTGGTCGCGGTCCGCGCGCCCGCATCGTCCGACCTGGTGCGGGACGGCGAGACGGGCCGCCTCGTCGCCGCCGACCCCACGACGTTCGCCGAGGCCGTACGCGATCTGCTCGCGCAGCCCGGGCGGCGCAGCGCGATGGGCGGGGCCGCCCGCGCGGCCGCGGCCGACTACGATGAGACGCGGGTCACCGACCGGCTGCTGATCGTCTACCAGGACCTGCTGACGCACCACAGCGTCGCCGGGGGAGGCCTTACGTGCGCCTGA
- a CDS encoding CoA transferase: MRPLDGIRVVDLTRYLAGPFCTQELGDFGADVVKIEPLDGDHSRNQTLRPNLVGNSYFFAGANRNKRSIALDTTKPEGREVVLRLARKADVVIENFRPGVMERLGFGSRALREANPRLIYCGVTGFGQTGPYSGRPGFDQVGQGMSGFMSITGQEPTGPTRAGIALADLYCAMTACRGILYALIARERTGEGQEVYVSILDAMVSLLTWSAGMYFETGTPPGVAGNHHPLASPFGVYQTKQGAFNLCAGNEVMWRRLCDAIGRPELAEDPRFANVNARVANRPALNEILTEAFQSRTSAEWVRYLNERGVACGPIYTLAEVFQDPQVLHNGMLVEKPHPVHGTVKLIGIPIKLSETPGEIRRVPPILNEHADEVLTEAGYTGPEIARLRKSGVLGSRPAVR, translated from the coding sequence ATGAGACCGCTCGACGGCATCCGGGTGGTGGATCTCACGCGGTATCTCGCCGGTCCGTTCTGCACCCAGGAGCTCGGTGACTTCGGCGCCGACGTGGTAAAGATCGAGCCGCTCGATGGGGATCACTCACGCAACCAAACGCTCCGCCCCAACCTCGTCGGCAATAGCTACTTCTTCGCCGGCGCGAACCGCAACAAACGCAGCATCGCTCTCGACACGACGAAGCCCGAGGGCCGCGAGGTCGTCCTGCGTCTCGCGCGCAAGGCCGACGTGGTGATCGAGAACTTCCGGCCCGGGGTGATGGAGCGCCTCGGCTTCGGCTCGCGCGCGCTGCGGGAGGCGAATCCGCGTCTCATTTACTGCGGCGTCACGGGGTTCGGCCAGACCGGACCCTACAGCGGCCGTCCGGGGTTCGACCAGGTCGGGCAGGGCATGTCGGGGTTTATGAGCATCACCGGCCAGGAGCCGACCGGCCCGACGCGCGCGGGGATCGCGCTCGCGGATCTCTACTGCGCGATGACGGCCTGCCGCGGCATTCTCTACGCGCTGATTGCGCGCGAGCGGACCGGGGAAGGTCAGGAAGTATACGTCTCGATTCTCGACGCCATGGTGTCGCTGCTCACCTGGAGCGCCGGGATGTACTTCGAGACCGGCACGCCGCCGGGCGTGGCCGGCAACCACCACCCGCTCGCGTCGCCGTTCGGCGTGTACCAGACCAAACAGGGCGCTTTCAACCTCTGCGCGGGCAACGAAGTGATGTGGCGGCGCCTGTGCGACGCGATTGGCCGCCCGGAACTCGCCGAGGATCCGCGATTTGCGAACGTGAACGCGCGGGTCGCAAACCGCCCCGCCCTCAACGAGATTCTGACCGAGGCGTTCCAGAGCCGCACCAGCGCGGAATGGGTGCGGTATCTCAACGAGCGGGGAGTCGCCTGCGGCCCGATCTACACTCTCGCCGAGGTTTTCCAGGATCCCCAAGTGCTGCACAACGGGATGCTCGTGGAGAAGCCCCATCCTGTCCACGGCACCGTCAAGCTGATCGGCATCCCGATCAAGCTGTCCGAGACGCCGGGCGAGATCCGCCGCGTCCCGCCGATCCTCAATGAGCACGCCGACGAGGTGCTGACCGAGGCGGGTTATACCGGGCCGGAGATCGCCCGGCTTCGGAAATCCGGCGTGCTCGGTTCCCGCCCCGCGGTGCGGTGA